A single Actinomadura algeriensis DNA region contains:
- a CDS encoding LysR family transcriptional regulator: protein MDLDQLRTAVALLRHRTVNKTAAAQGLAPSSVSDRVRRLEAELGTPLFTRDRAGMHPTASGRSYLVTAAEALEVLDGAAERLRAAPPLAVGAQASIADELLPAVLDDLRQARPDLQVRLCPDPDRSRLLEALEHGEIDAVVLLDIGDHIGDLGFPSPTSNLEYLDIRDVAMTVVAPPKHPLLGHRVDMEEIQKTGGLIGREPRCSFWMAAQRWLGPDVDLTAVGGLAQVREWVATGRGIALLPEFAARADLDSGRLEAVDVRTPPLRLRLVWRRTQNTTDRLRPLLYALTQA, encoded by the coding sequence GTGGACCTGGACCAACTTCGCACCGCCGTCGCGCTGTTGCGGCATCGGACCGTCAACAAGACCGCGGCGGCTCAGGGCCTCGCACCGTCCTCGGTCTCCGACCGGGTACGCCGCCTCGAAGCCGAACTCGGAACACCGCTGTTCACCCGCGACCGCGCCGGCATGCACCCGACGGCTTCCGGCCGCTCCTACCTGGTCACGGCCGCCGAAGCCCTCGAAGTACTGGACGGCGCGGCCGAACGGCTCCGCGCCGCACCGCCCCTCGCCGTCGGAGCACAAGCCTCCATCGCGGACGAACTGCTACCGGCCGTCCTCGACGATCTACGGCAAGCGCGTCCCGACCTCCAGGTGCGTCTATGCCCGGACCCCGACCGCAGCCGTCTCCTCGAAGCACTCGAACACGGCGAGATCGACGCTGTCGTCCTCCTCGACATCGGCGACCACATCGGCGACCTCGGCTTCCCGAGCCCCACTTCTAACCTGGAGTATCTGGACATCCGCGACGTCGCCATGACGGTCGTCGCCCCGCCGAAGCATCCGCTTCTCGGACACCGAGTCGACATGGAAGAAATCCAGAAAACCGGAGGCTTGATCGGACGCGAGCCGCGCTGCTCCTTCTGGATGGCCGCCCAACGATGGCTGGGCCCCGACGTCGATCTCACCGCCGTCGGCGGACTGGCCCAGGTCCGCGAATGGGTCGCCACCGGCCGCGGAATCGCGCTCCTTCCCGAGTTCGCGGCCCGAGCCGACCTCGACTCCGGCCGCCTCGAAGCCGTCGACGTCCGGACGCCGCCCCTACGGCTACGGCTCGTCTGGCGGCGGACGCAAAACACCACCGACCGCCTTCGCCCACTCCTCTACGCCCTAACCCAAGCCTGA
- a CDS encoding methyltransferase domain-containing protein, translated as MSEDVEGWRHRAAALADALVERGVVTDPAWREVVASVPRHVFVPAFYDDSSGLVTGDAPGWLDAVYRDDTLVTQRMEHGGFEWPTSSSTRPSLMLRMLKLLDVADGMTVLEVGSGTGYNSALLSERLGSANVTSVDIDPELVDAARGRLADAGYTPVVAARDGALGHAGRAPYDRVIATVAFERVPYAWVEQTRPGGVVLADVRPRGMTWAGALARLTVDGESARRPFVECTWGFMSARPDVSRPGVPEGGHIDATSVRTRTSAVGADALHAPDLSLLIRQRLPGVTAFLGADGAQVTAPDGSWADVSGGTVEFGGPRDVWAAVEGAHAWWGARGRPGVESFVLEVDRRGQRFAMVGALG; from the coding sequence ATGAGCGAAGACGTCGAAGGTTGGCGGCACCGCGCGGCCGCTCTCGCCGACGCGCTCGTCGAGCGTGGTGTCGTCACCGATCCGGCGTGGCGCGAGGTCGTCGCGTCCGTGCCACGGCACGTGTTCGTCCCCGCGTTCTACGACGACTCGTCCGGGCTCGTCACCGGCGACGCCCCGGGGTGGCTCGATGCCGTGTACCGCGATGACACGCTGGTGACGCAGCGCATGGAGCACGGCGGTTTCGAGTGGCCGACCAGTTCGAGCACGCGGCCGAGCCTCATGCTCCGGATGCTGAAGCTTCTCGACGTCGCCGACGGCATGACCGTCCTCGAAGTCGGCAGCGGGACGGGGTACAACTCCGCGTTGCTGTCCGAGCGGCTCGGTTCGGCGAACGTCACGTCGGTCGACATCGACCCCGAGCTGGTCGATGCCGCGCGGGGTCGGCTGGCCGATGCCGGATACACGCCGGTCGTCGCCGCGCGCGACGGGGCGCTCGGGCATGCCGGCCGGGCTCCCTACGATCGGGTCATCGCCACGGTGGCTTTCGAGCGGGTGCCGTACGCGTGGGTCGAGCAGACTCGTCCGGGCGGGGTCGTCCTCGCGGACGTCCGGCCGCGGGGCATGACGTGGGCTGGGGCGCTCGCACGGCTCACGGTCGATGGCGAAAGCGCGCGCCGGCCGTTCGTGGAGTGCACCTGGGGGTTCATGTCGGCCCGTCCGGACGTATCGCGGCCCGGTGTGCCGGAGGGCGGCCACATCGACGCGACGTCCGTCCGGACGCGGACGAGCGCGGTCGGCGCGGACGCGCTGCACGCGCCGGACCTCTCGCTGCTGATCAGGCAGCGCCTTCCGGGTGTCACCGCCTTCCTCGGTGCGGACGGCGCGCAGGTCACCGCACCGGACGGTTCGTGGGCCGACGTCTCCGGCGGGACGGTCGAGTTCGGCGGGCCGCGCGACGTGTGGGCGGCGGTCGAGGGCGCCCACGCGTGGTGGGGCGCGCGTGGGCGGCCCGGGGTGGAGTCGTTCGTGCTCGAAGTCGACCGCAGGGGACAACGTTTCGCGATGGTCGGGGCGCTCGGGTAG
- a CDS encoding family 2B encapsulin nanocompartment shell protein — MTSVPRDVSPGPLSLPTDTARLLATTTKTRPQMQAVSSRWLLRKLPWVEASGGSYRVNRRRVTTARPRLLAFRWGASGVRVAPDSLAGFPALHGLDAAVLTELAGRFTARDVEPGDVLAAEGAPVTEVLAVARGRVERIGTARYGGTAMLGVLTDGRHAGGDLLAADAEPVWRETLRAATPATVLALPREALAELADASPELRAHLAAHRTAASEPANRRGEAEIRLASGHDGEPDLPDTFADYDTEPLEIELAVAQTVLNLHTRVGDLYNGPMDQAEEQLRLVVEALRERQEWELVNNPEFGLLHQADDAQRIASWSGPPTPDDMDDLLAMRRGTRLFLAHPKAIAAFFRECTRRGVYPDQIVEGDKRLLGWRGVPIYPCGKIPVTSDHTSSILAMRIGEDDSGVVGLHQTGLPGEYAPSLNVRFMGITEEAIARYLVSAYFNAAILVPDALGVLEGVEIAAPRT, encoded by the coding sequence ATGACCTCAGTTCCGCGGGACGTCTCCCCGGGCCCGCTCAGCCTGCCGACGGACACCGCCCGCCTGCTGGCGACCACCACCAAGACCCGGCCGCAGATGCAGGCCGTCTCGTCGCGGTGGCTGCTGCGAAAGCTCCCGTGGGTCGAGGCGTCCGGCGGCAGCTACCGGGTCAACCGCCGCCGCGTCACCACCGCCCGGCCGCGGCTGCTCGCGTTCCGGTGGGGGGCGTCCGGGGTCCGCGTGGCGCCGGACTCCCTCGCCGGGTTCCCCGCGCTGCACGGGCTGGACGCGGCCGTCCTCACCGAGCTCGCCGGACGGTTCACCGCCCGCGACGTCGAACCCGGGGACGTCCTGGCCGCCGAGGGCGCCCCGGTGACGGAGGTGCTGGCCGTCGCGCGCGGACGGGTCGAGCGGATCGGCACCGCCCGGTACGGCGGGACGGCGATGCTCGGGGTCCTCACCGACGGACGGCACGCGGGCGGCGACCTCCTCGCGGCGGACGCCGAACCCGTCTGGCGGGAGACCCTGCGGGCCGCCACGCCCGCGACCGTCCTGGCGCTGCCCCGCGAGGCGCTCGCCGAGCTGGCCGACGCGAGCCCCGAGCTGCGCGCGCACCTCGCGGCCCACCGGACGGCGGCGTCCGAGCCCGCCAACCGGCGAGGGGAGGCGGAGATCCGGCTCGCCTCGGGCCACGACGGCGAACCGGACCTGCCCGACACCTTCGCCGACTACGACACCGAGCCGCTGGAGATCGAGCTGGCGGTCGCCCAGACCGTCCTCAACCTCCACACGCGGGTCGGTGACCTGTACAACGGGCCGATGGACCAGGCGGAGGAGCAGCTGCGCCTGGTGGTGGAGGCGCTGCGGGAACGGCAGGAGTGGGAACTCGTCAACAACCCGGAGTTCGGGCTGCTGCACCAGGCCGACGACGCGCAGCGCATCGCGTCCTGGTCCGGCCCGCCGACACCGGACGACATGGACGACCTGCTGGCGATGCGGCGCGGCACCCGCCTGTTCCTCGCCCACCCGAAGGCGATCGCCGCGTTCTTCCGGGAGTGCACCCGCCGCGGGGTCTACCCGGACCAGATCGTCGAGGGCGACAAGCGGCTGCTCGGCTGGCGCGGCGTCCCGATCTACCCGTGCGGGAAGATCCCGGTGACGTCCGACCACACCTCGTCGATCCTGGCCATGCGCATCGGCGAGGACGACTCGGGCGTCGTCGGCCTGCACCAGACGGGCCTGCCCGGGGAGTACGCGCCGTCGCTGAACGTCCGGTTCATGGGCATCACGGAGGAGGCGATCGCCCGCTACCTGGTGAGCGCGTACTTCAACGCGGCGATCCTCGTCCCGGACGCCCTCGGCGTCCTCGAAGGAGTGGAGATCGCCGCCCCCCGCACCTGA
- a CDS encoding geranyl diphosphate 2-C-methyltransferase, giving the protein MSTTTTATSVLKSPYQRSVADYWNQERNPVNLLLGAVDGIYHHHYGIGEPDWSVLEGPQETRERRTIEELHRLETAQAGFLLDQLGPIPADGRLLDAGCGRGGTSLMANLRFGCRVDGISISEEQVRFANEQAAQRGVADSVGFSFRNMLSTGFESGTFDGIWNNESTMYVDLHDLFAEHSRLLKRGGRYVTITGCYNDVYGLPSRAVSEINSHYICDIHPRSAYFKAMAEHDLVPIATVDLTEATIPYWRMRERSPHLATGIEKAFLEAYTGGSFHYLLIAADRV; this is encoded by the coding sequence ATGTCCACGACCACGACCGCGACGTCCGTGCTCAAGAGCCCCTACCAGCGTTCGGTCGCCGACTACTGGAACCAGGAACGCAACCCGGTCAACCTCCTGCTGGGGGCGGTGGACGGCATATACCACCACCACTACGGCATCGGAGAGCCGGACTGGTCGGTGCTGGAGGGGCCGCAGGAGACCCGCGAGCGGCGCACCATCGAGGAACTCCACCGGCTGGAGACCGCGCAGGCCGGATTCCTGCTCGACCAGCTCGGCCCGATCCCGGCGGACGGGCGGCTGCTGGACGCCGGGTGCGGGCGGGGCGGCACGAGCCTGATGGCCAACCTGCGGTTCGGCTGCCGCGTGGACGGCATCTCGATCTCCGAGGAGCAGGTCAGGTTCGCGAACGAGCAGGCCGCGCAGCGGGGCGTCGCCGATTCCGTGGGCTTCTCCTTCCGCAACATGCTGTCGACCGGGTTCGAGTCGGGGACCTTCGACGGCATCTGGAACAACGAGTCGACGATGTACGTCGACCTGCACGACCTGTTCGCCGAGCACAGCAGGCTGCTCAAGCGCGGCGGCCGCTACGTCACGATCACCGGCTGCTACAACGACGTCTACGGGCTGCCGTCCCGGGCCGTCAGCGAGATCAACTCGCACTACATCTGCGACATCCACCCGCGCAGCGCGTACTTCAAGGCGATGGCCGAGCACGACCTCGTCCCGATCGCGACCGTCGACCTCACCGAGGCGACGATCCCCTACTGGCGGATGCGCGAACGCTCGCCGCACCTGGCCACCGGTATCGAGAAGGCGTTCCTCGAGGCGTACACCGGCGGGAGCTTCCACTACCTGCTGATCGCCGCCGACCGCGTCTGA
- a CDS encoding family 2 encapsulin nanocompartment cargo protein terpene cyclase, translating into MGVGQSAEGRVPWRMPGPIGLGTSAAAVPRAAPSYALRDWGDGSAPPLYVPVVERVDATLAADVEARLRAWAAALGFSEDELDAMGSAGFGRLAMLTHPDTDDPEALLTAAKLNASWWAADDYYADDTALGAVPELLPPRLALVMAAMDRPPDAGDFTPPLDGALADDLVLRMLRSATDHLAARTSAAVVQRVCYSTFAMFVSWTAYAAWRETERHPPAWEYLAARQHDSFYTSMTLIDAVGGYELPAELYYRQRVRDALFQAGTASVLVNDLFSVAKDAADEKPVCNMILLVAADRGCSVEEATEAVVDLHNDFVRGFERARTELSVVPSPQLQWFLRGAQAWMGGGFEWHATNERYRSA; encoded by the coding sequence ATGGGCGTGGGGCAGTCGGCGGAGGGGCGCGTCCCGTGGCGGATGCCCGGACCCATCGGGCTCGGCACCAGCGCCGCGGCGGTGCCGCGGGCCGCCCCGTCCTACGCCCTGCGGGACTGGGGCGACGGCTCGGCACCGCCGCTGTACGTCCCGGTCGTCGAGCGGGTCGACGCGACCCTGGCCGCCGATGTCGAGGCCCGGCTGCGCGCCTGGGCCGCCGCCCTCGGGTTCAGCGAGGACGAGCTGGACGCGATGGGCTCCGCGGGCTTCGGACGCCTCGCGATGCTCACCCATCCGGACACCGACGACCCCGAGGCGCTGCTGACGGCCGCGAAGCTGAACGCGAGCTGGTGGGCCGCCGACGACTACTACGCCGACGACACCGCGCTCGGCGCCGTCCCCGAGCTGCTGCCGCCCCGGCTGGCCCTGGTCATGGCCGCGATGGACCGGCCGCCGGACGCCGGCGACTTCACGCCGCCGCTGGACGGGGCGCTCGCCGACGACCTCGTGCTGCGGATGCTGCGGTCGGCCACCGACCACCTGGCGGCGCGGACGAGCGCGGCCGTGGTCCAGCGCGTCTGCTACTCGACGTTCGCGATGTTCGTGAGCTGGACGGCCTACGCCGCCTGGCGCGAGACCGAGCGGCACCCGCCCGCCTGGGAGTACCTCGCGGCCCGCCAGCACGACAGTTTCTACACGTCGATGACGCTGATCGACGCGGTCGGCGGCTACGAACTCCCCGCCGAGCTGTACTACCGGCAGCGGGTGCGCGACGCGCTCTTCCAGGCGGGCACCGCGTCCGTCCTGGTCAACGACCTGTTCTCCGTGGCGAAGGACGCGGCCGACGAGAAGCCCGTCTGCAACATGATCCTGCTCGTCGCCGCCGACCGGGGCTGCTCGGTGGAGGAGGCGACCGAGGCCGTCGTGGACCTGCACAACGACTTCGTCCGCGGCTTCGAGCGGGCCCGCACCGAACTGTCCGTCGTGCCGTCCCCGCAGCTCCAGTGGTTCCTGCGCGGTGCGCAGGCATGGATGGGCGGGGGCTTTGAATGGCACGCCACCAACGAGCGCTACCGCAGCGCCTGA
- a CDS encoding serine hydrolase domain-containing protein yields MRSRATVVALLCLLFCVPVPAAADAPYARLDAYVRDHMKAPGLAYAVVGPDGPLHRRSWGTDGRGDPVTGATPFLWGSVAKPVTATGVMTLVQSGRLGLDDPVVDHVPGFAFGGAAHARGVTVRHLLGHTSGIPAEATFAVADCHDAGCPRPAGRLDALNGYEPLGPPGTEYTYTSANYVVLAAVIESVTGRPFAGFMREAVFDPFGMDGAIADSKSAQKRNLTPGHQYLWGFPAATADGYDPHGAAYGYMGGDINDLAAFAAAQLRPESVLTPESVRLMRQESKDGTGYGLGWRVGGLDAPLQNAIWHTGASPGYSAMIFLLPERDIALVLHQNLYGLLQDGPIMAVGFGAARVLAGGEPGDVPSAATHHAAVWGVTALAAGLLLATGRSIAVLRRPAGRRRVAATVGWCLAGAVPLLIAAAVLTLIDARRLMAWVPDATVALGVAVAAGAATIALRLARSLRP; encoded by the coding sequence ATGCGCTCGCGTGCCACGGTCGTGGCCTTGCTGTGCCTGCTGTTCTGCGTCCCCGTGCCGGCCGCCGCCGACGCGCCGTACGCCCGGCTCGACGCGTACGTCCGCGACCACATGAAGGCGCCCGGCCTCGCCTACGCCGTCGTCGGCCCGGACGGTCCCCTGCATCGGCGTTCGTGGGGAACGGACGGGCGCGGCGACCCCGTCACCGGCGCGACCCCGTTCCTGTGGGGCTCGGTCGCCAAGCCGGTCACCGCGACCGGCGTCATGACGCTCGTCCAGTCCGGACGGCTCGGCCTGGACGATCCGGTCGTCGACCACGTTCCCGGGTTCGCCTTCGGCGGCGCCGCGCACGCGCGCGGGGTGACCGTCCGGCATCTCCTCGGGCACACGTCGGGCATCCCGGCGGAGGCGACGTTCGCGGTCGCCGACTGCCATGACGCGGGCTGCCCCCGCCCCGCCGGCCGGCTCGACGCGCTGAACGGGTACGAGCCGCTCGGCCCGCCGGGGACGGAGTACACCTACACGAGCGCGAACTACGTCGTCCTCGCGGCCGTCATCGAATCGGTCACCGGACGTCCGTTCGCCGGCTTCATGCGCGAGGCGGTGTTCGACCCCTTCGGCATGGACGGCGCCATAGCCGACTCGAAGTCGGCCCAGAAGCGGAACCTCACACCGGGCCACCAATACCTCTGGGGCTTCCCCGCCGCGACGGCCGACGGGTACGACCCCCACGGGGCGGCCTACGGGTACATGGGCGGCGACATCAACGACCTGGCCGCGTTCGCGGCCGCCCAACTTCGGCCCGAATCCGTGCTGACGCCGGAATCCGTTCGGCTCATGCGCCAGGAGAGCAAGGACGGGACGGGCTACGGCCTGGGCTGGCGCGTGGGCGGCCTGGACGCGCCCCTGCAGAACGCGATCTGGCACACCGGCGCGTCCCCGGGGTACTCCGCGATGATCTTCCTTCTGCCGGAGCGCGACATCGCCCTCGTGCTCCACCAGAACTTGTACGGCCTCCTGCAGGACGGCCCGATCATGGCGGTCGGGTTCGGCGCGGCCCGCGTCCTCGCGGGCGGCGAGCCGGGCGACGTCCCGTCCGCCGCGACCCATCACGCCGCCGTGTGGGGCGTCACGGCCCTGGCCGCGGGCCTGCTGCTCGCGACCGGCCGTTCGATCGCGGTGCTCCGCCGTCCGGCCGGTCGCCGCCGCGTCGCCGCGACCGTGGGCTGGTGCCTCGCCGGTGCCGTGCCCCTGCTGATCGCCGCCGCGGTCCTCACCCTGATCGACGCGCGCCGCCTCATGGCCTGGGTTCCCGATGCCACCGTCGCACTGGGCGTCGCCGTCGCGGCGGGCGCGGCCACGATCGCTTTGCGACTCGCTCGCTCGCTCCGCCCTTAG
- a CDS encoding TetR/AcrR family transcriptional regulator, which translates to MPRTADHEARRRQIGLAVCELISEQGLDAVTVARTAAAAGISVGLVQHYFRTKDDMLLHAFTEVSARIRTRIERHVRAGTEHRRPIAAVLGEAMTELIPLDETRRAEFRVARAFAGRALDSPALARVDAETAQALRRDAARGVHNGKECGEVAPDLDPWPAAVRLMAVTEGLAMQVYRDPDGPDGRTAAELAASIVRDELAAVFTGECRQYTSR; encoded by the coding sequence GTGCCGAGAACCGCCGACCACGAAGCGCGCCGCCGCCAGATCGGGCTCGCCGTCTGCGAGCTGATCTCCGAACAGGGACTGGACGCCGTCACCGTCGCCCGCACGGCCGCCGCCGCGGGCATCTCCGTCGGGCTCGTCCAGCACTACTTCCGCACGAAGGACGACATGCTCCTGCACGCGTTCACCGAGGTGAGCGCACGCATCCGGACCCGGATCGAACGGCACGTCCGGGCGGGCACCGAGCACCGCCGTCCCATCGCCGCCGTCCTCGGCGAGGCCATGACCGAACTGATCCCGCTGGACGAGACGCGCCGCGCGGAGTTCCGCGTCGCGCGGGCGTTCGCCGGCCGCGCCCTCGACTCCCCCGCCCTCGCCCGCGTCGACGCCGAGACCGCGCAGGCCCTACGCCGCGACGCGGCCCGCGGCGTCCACAACGGCAAGGAGTGCGGCGAGGTCGCCCCGGACCTCGACCCGTGGCCCGCCGCCGTCCGCCTCATGGCCGTCACCGAGGGCCTGGCGATGCAGGTCTACCGCGACCCGGACGGTCCGGACGGCCGCACCGCCGCCGAACTCGCGGCCTCGATCGTCCGGGACGAACTGGCCGCGGTCTTCACCGGCGAATGCCGCCAGTACACGAGCCGGTAG
- a CDS encoding helix-turn-helix transcriptional regulator yields the protein MVRLPLTPEEIERGRRLGALLRRARGERSMLSIALDAGVSPETLRKIESGRVATPAFPTIAAIVDVLGLSLDAVWSEINRPDGEAGLAGSDAAGRLAS from the coding sequence ATGGTCAGGTTGCCGCTCACTCCCGAAGAGATCGAGCGCGGACGGCGCCTCGGCGCGCTCCTGCGGCGTGCCCGGGGAGAGCGATCGATGCTGAGCATCGCGCTGGACGCCGGCGTCTCGCCGGAGACCCTCCGCAAGATCGAGTCCGGCCGCGTGGCGACTCCCGCCTTCCCGACCATCGCCGCGATCGTCGATGTGCTCGGCCTGTCGCTCGACGCGGTGTGGTCGGAGATCAACCGGCCGGACGGCGAGGCCGGGCTCGCGGGGTCCGACGCGGCTGGGCGGCTGGCCTCGTAG
- the map gene encoding type I methionyl aminopeptidase — MIEILELTELPRAKAAGALVADILQTMRSRAAVGTNLLDIDEWTKAMIVEAGAESCYVDYAPSFGRGPFGHYICTSVNDAVLHGRPHDYTLADGDLLSLDLAVSLGGLVADSAISFVVGDARPAESLAMIDATERALSAGIAAAGPGARIGDISHAIGSVLGEAGYPINTEFGGHGVGSTMHQDPHVSNKGRPGRGYKLRPGLLLALEPWVMADTAELVTDTDGWTLKSATGCRTAHSEHTIAITEDGAEILTLPNHS; from the coding sequence ATGATCGAGATCCTGGAGCTCACCGAACTGCCGCGGGCGAAGGCCGCGGGCGCCCTGGTCGCCGACATCCTGCAGACCATGAGGAGCCGCGCCGCGGTCGGCACGAACCTCCTGGACATCGACGAGTGGACCAAGGCCATGATCGTCGAGGCGGGAGCCGAGTCCTGCTACGTCGACTACGCGCCGTCCTTCGGACGCGGGCCGTTCGGCCACTACATCTGCACGTCGGTCAACGACGCCGTGCTCCACGGACGGCCGCACGACTACACGCTCGCCGACGGCGACCTGCTGTCGCTCGACCTCGCCGTGTCCCTGGGCGGACTCGTCGCGGACTCCGCCATCAGCTTCGTCGTGGGCGACGCCAGGCCCGCGGAGAGCCTCGCGATGATCGACGCGACCGAACGCGCGCTGAGCGCGGGCATCGCCGCGGCCGGTCCGGGCGCCCGCATCGGCGACATCTCCCACGCGATCGGCTCGGTCCTCGGCGAGGCCGGATATCCGATCAACACCGAGTTCGGAGGCCACGGCGTCGGGTCGACGATGCACCAGGACCCGCACGTCTCGAACAAGGGCCGCCCCGGCCGCGGCTACAAGCTGCGCCCCGGCCTCCTCCTGGCCCTCGAGCCCTGGGTCATGGCCGACACCGCCGAGCTCGTCACCGACACCGACGGCTGGACGCTCAAGAGCGCGACCGGCTGCCGGACCGCCCACAGCGAGCACACGATCGCCATCACCGAAGACGGCGCCGAGATCCTCACCCTCCCGAACCACTCGTGA
- a CDS encoding TetR/AcrR family transcriptional regulator has translation MPLELLRTPPPKERADAARNRAAVLDAAARLFAERGVEAVSMDQVAAAAGVGKGTLFRRFGDKAGLAAALLDVRERVLQQAILAGPPPLGPGAPNTERAAAFVDAYLDYLLEHVALVRMSETASPGARYRIGAYRFWHRHLAILLDGTPDPEHASHAVLAALAAEHVAAILPEVGEKRLRAGVRRLVTSV, from the coding sequence ATGCCGCTGGAACTGCTGCGCACGCCGCCGCCCAAGGAGCGGGCGGACGCGGCGCGCAACCGGGCGGCCGTGCTGGACGCGGCCGCGCGGCTGTTCGCCGAGCGGGGAGTGGAAGCCGTGTCGATGGACCAGGTGGCGGCCGCCGCGGGGGTCGGCAAGGGCACGCTGTTCCGGCGTTTCGGGGACAAGGCGGGGCTCGCCGCCGCGCTGCTGGACGTTCGGGAGCGCGTGCTGCAGCAGGCGATCCTGGCGGGGCCGCCGCCGCTGGGCCCGGGGGCGCCGAACACCGAGCGGGCGGCCGCCTTCGTCGACGCCTACCTGGACTACCTGCTCGAACACGTCGCGCTTGTCCGCATGTCGGAGACGGCGTCGCCCGGGGCCCGGTACCGGATCGGGGCCTACCGGTTCTGGCACCGGCACCTGGCGATCCTGCTGGACGGAACGCCCGATCCCGAGCACGCCTCGCACGCCGTCCTCGCGGCGCTGGCGGCCGAGCATGTGGCGGCGATCCTGCCGGAAGTCGGCGAGAAGCGGCTGCGCGCGGGTGTCCGGCGGCTCGTCACGAGCGTGTGA
- a CDS encoding rhodanese-like domain-containing protein, with amino-acid sequence MTALITRDRLAAAIDAGTVTVVDALGGDYYAKQHLPGAVPLVLADVDAQAPALLPDRDAAIVTYCSNPACPNSGQVADRLAALGYTNVRKYREGIEDWAAAGLPTESA; translated from the coding sequence ATGACCGCACTCATCACCCGCGACCGGCTCGCGGCCGCGATCGACGCGGGCACCGTCACCGTGGTGGACGCGCTCGGCGGCGACTACTACGCCAAGCAGCACCTGCCCGGCGCCGTCCCGCTCGTGCTCGCCGACGTCGACGCGCAGGCCCCCGCGCTGCTGCCCGACCGTGATGCCGCGATCGTCACCTACTGCTCCAACCCCGCCTGCCCCAACAGCGGCCAGGTCGCCGACCGCCTCGCCGCGCTCGGCTACACCAACGTCCGCAAGTACCGCGAGGGCATCGAGGACTGGGCGGCCGCCGGCCTCCCGACCGAATCCGCCTGA